The Arthrobacter sp. NicSoilC5 genome has a window encoding:
- a CDS encoding acetyl-CoA carboxylase biotin carboxylase subunit — protein sequence MKLFIANRGEIAVRIARTARDMGIETVLGVSEPDAESLAARTADHYVVVGPAQATASYLNQDALVAAALEQGCDAVHPGYGFLSENAGFARKVAEAGLTWVGPNADTIAMMGNKSLAREAAAKAGVPVLKGSDGPLDPEADAVDIARAIGYPLVVKASAGGGGRGIRFVHDESELLETIEMARGEAAAVFGDATVYLERFVEHARHVEVQVLGDGTNFIHLGDRDCSMQRRSQKVLEEAPAPNLPDAVRATIRESSVALARQCGYHGAGTVEFLYDPVNHEAAFIEMNTRIQVEHPITEQITGVDLVREQLLIASTGSMSISQDDVHFSGHAIECRINAEDPSHHFFPSPGTIRSLDWPSGEGIRVDTGVEAGSVVSPYYDSLLAKLAVHAPDRDAAIAATLAALEATHIEGVKTTVPVHLALLVRPEFAEVSHHSKFIETAADLMGAK from the coding sequence ATGAAACTGTTCATCGCAAACCGCGGCGAGATCGCCGTGCGGATCGCCCGGACCGCCCGCGACATGGGCATCGAAACCGTCCTGGGGGTCAGCGAGCCCGACGCGGAATCACTGGCAGCCCGGACAGCCGACCACTACGTGGTGGTGGGCCCGGCCCAGGCAACCGCCAGCTACCTGAACCAGGACGCCCTGGTGGCCGCGGCCCTCGAGCAGGGGTGCGACGCCGTGCACCCGGGCTACGGTTTCCTCTCGGAGAACGCCGGCTTCGCCCGGAAGGTGGCAGAGGCCGGCCTCACCTGGGTGGGCCCGAACGCGGACACCATCGCCATGATGGGCAACAAATCCCTGGCCCGGGAAGCGGCAGCCAAGGCCGGCGTCCCCGTGCTCAAGGGGTCTGACGGCCCCCTGGATCCGGAAGCCGACGCCGTCGACATTGCGCGTGCCATCGGCTACCCGCTGGTGGTGAAGGCTTCCGCCGGCGGCGGCGGCCGGGGCATCCGGTTCGTGCACGACGAAAGCGAGCTCCTGGAAACCATCGAGATGGCCCGGGGCGAGGCCGCCGCCGTCTTCGGCGACGCCACCGTCTACCTGGAACGGTTCGTGGAGCACGCCCGCCACGTGGAGGTGCAGGTCCTGGGCGACGGGACCAACTTCATCCACCTCGGCGACCGCGACTGTTCCATGCAGCGCCGATCCCAGAAAGTTCTGGAGGAAGCCCCGGCCCCCAACCTTCCTGACGCCGTCCGTGCCACCATCAGGGAATCCTCCGTGGCCCTTGCCCGCCAGTGCGGCTACCACGGGGCGGGCACCGTCGAGTTCCTCTACGACCCCGTCAACCACGAAGCCGCCTTCATTGAAATGAACACCCGCATCCAGGTGGAGCACCCCATCACCGAGCAGATCACCGGCGTGGACCTGGTGCGCGAGCAGCTGCTGATTGCCTCCACCGGATCCATGTCCATTTCCCAGGACGATGTGCACTTCAGCGGCCACGCCATCGAATGCCGCATCAACGCGGAAGACCCCAGCCACCACTTCTTCCCCAGCCCGGGAACCATCCGTTCCCTGGACTGGCCTTCCGGTGAGGGGATCCGGGTGGACACCGGGGTGGAAGCAGGGTCAGTGGTGAGCCCCTACTACGACTCCCTTCTGGCCAAGCTGGCCGTCCACGCCCCGGACCGGGATGCCGCCATCGCGGCCACCCTGGCGGCGCTGGAGGCAACACACATTGAAGGCGTCAAGACCACCGTCCCCGTCCACCTGGCACTGCTGGTGCGGCCCGAATTCGCCGAGGTCAGCCACCACTCCAAGTTCATTGAAACCGCAGCCGACCTCATGGGGGCAAAATGA
- a CDS encoding allophanate hydrolase subunit 1 → MTTEAAVLPGARYTWGGDEFLFVEVSEAMSLPANFKVMSIAGRLSDAGLPGIVDICPANASLLVRFDPDVLPPEQLETAVRGIERDLASHQERALETRIVEVPVWYEDPFTAEVAERFREGFHQEPEGSDIDYAAKVNHLKDAAEFIQRHHEQPWLVSMVGFVAGLPFLFQLVDRDKQLEVPKYLSPRTDTPKLTVGHGGCFGCIYSVRGAGGYQMFGVAAAPIFDPDQALADFKDFMVFFRPGDIVKFKPVTEAEYNAIQAEISAGTFRYRQAPVTFELSRALADPEGYNRELMEALNGI, encoded by the coding sequence ATGACCACCGAAGCCGCCGTCCTCCCGGGTGCGCGCTACACCTGGGGCGGGGACGAATTCCTGTTCGTGGAAGTCTCCGAAGCGATGAGCCTGCCCGCGAACTTCAAGGTCATGTCCATCGCCGGCAGGCTATCCGACGCCGGGCTTCCGGGAATCGTGGACATCTGCCCGGCCAACGCATCCCTGCTGGTGCGCTTCGACCCCGACGTCCTGCCTCCGGAACAACTGGAAACAGCTGTGCGCGGCATCGAGCGGGACCTGGCGTCCCACCAGGAACGGGCACTGGAGACCCGGATCGTTGAAGTCCCGGTCTGGTACGAGGACCCGTTCACCGCAGAAGTGGCAGAGCGGTTCCGCGAAGGGTTCCACCAGGAGCCCGAAGGCAGCGACATCGACTACGCGGCCAAGGTCAACCACCTGAAGGACGCGGCGGAGTTCATCCAGCGGCACCACGAACAGCCGTGGCTGGTGTCCATGGTGGGCTTCGTGGCCGGGCTGCCGTTCCTGTTCCAGCTGGTGGACCGCGACAAGCAGCTGGAGGTCCCCAAATACCTGAGCCCGCGGACCGACACCCCCAAGCTGACCGTGGGGCACGGCGGATGCTTCGGCTGCATCTATTCCGTCCGGGGTGCCGGCGGGTACCAGATGTTCGGCGTGGCCGCTGCCCCCATCTTCGACCCCGACCAGGCCCTGGCTGACTTCAAGGACTTCATGGTGTTCTTCCGCCCCGGGGACATCGTGAAATTCAAACCGGTCACGGAAGCGGAATACAACGCCATCCAGGCGGAGATCTCCGCCGGCACCTTCCGCTACCGGCAAGCGCCGGTAACGTTCGAGCTGTCCAGGGCGCTGGCCGACCCGGAAGGCTACAACCGTGAACTCATGGAGGCCCTCAATGGCATTTGA